The Branchiostoma lanceolatum isolate klBraLanc5 chromosome 19, klBraLanc5.hap2, whole genome shotgun sequence DNA segment TTTCGTCGCGTCATGTAGTGTTGGGATGACCATGTGCTATCATGTGAATGAGATACACATGTACCATACTACACACAAAAGAAAAGTTACTCAATCATCCAACTGTATAGATTTtttaaacggtcagacgttttagatatCATtcactacctttcatcagtgactggatAACGattgtatttgtattgtgtatattaTTACCTGGCCATGGATGTCCATATCATAGAACAAGACAGTACACAGTTCCCAAACCTGTGGTCCAAAATATAACTGGAATTTTCTCAGAGAAATAGGTTCATATAAGTGTCAGCTTTTCTTCTCCTTTGTCCATAGATCTTCAAACCTTCTCACTTCCTTCAAGTCCGCTTTTCTTGATTTGGCTCGCCGCCAGGTTAGTTCGACCTTCACGGTGTTCCTTCAGTTTTCAGGCACAATAAGCCTTGTCTACGGCTGACCTTGGTTAAAGTGAAGACATGTCGGGTAGATGGCAAAAGAAGGATAACAAAATTTACGTATTTCGCTCAATCATTTGGTGCACAACTCTGGAATCCTGTTAGCTCCATTGTCCTTTCTAAATGCCGTGTTACTTATAATAATCGTATCCGGATCATTATGAATTTGCCTCGGCGGTGCAACGCAAGTGCAATGTTTGCTTATCACTCGACAGACACATTTGAATCAAGGCGAAGGAGGATATGTTACTCTTTCTTAAACGGATTACTCTCCTCCAATCACTGCATCATCAAGCGTTTGTTGAAATCGGACACCTACTACAGAAACTCGTTTTTCCGCAACACCTATGGTTTGCTGTGTAGTTATGTCTGTATGTCCTTTGGTGTTTATCAAGTctgtattctttttttcaatgtcCAACGTTTTATCGGGGGGTTCATACCTGAAATAAAGAACAAATGAAAACAATGCGTTGCTCATTTTCGACAAGGATATCCATTATTCTATATTTGAACTAATCACTACTGGTTCTATCGCTTACAGTCAACACACCGTACAAAAGAATCGTCTCTTGATCTTGTATCTTGTGAAGAGTCATTTTAGTTGCAGCATTTcgaactttttttcttcatttttcttttgttcctttATTCATGAGTGTCCGTTGTATATTGTGTATGTTTACTTAGTGTTGCGTGCCTCTCACAAGTGTATGGGATCTTTATTTCACCTTGACATCTCACCTAAGAAAAGCTACCTCTTGCTTTTAAACCTTGCCTTTTCATAACGACATTACAGAACAATAAGACTTAAGATGGCATACACAATTCGGCGATTTCaaaagctaacaaaaaacacatcaatAGTACAATACGCTCTCTCCCACCAGTACTTTTCAAACTCCATTTTTATTGTTCTACACGAACCCGTCCAACCGTCGCATGTTATATGCCTTTTCACCTGCTGTCTTGTTGACCAACGGGCGACATCAATATCTAAAAGATAAACGTACGCCGCACACAAAGACAATAGTGTTCTATCAGATGTATTGTTGTTCTCTTTGCCTGCGAACCTCTATGCTTATAGAAGCACCTCTGTGAATGGCTGAGGGTGAACCTTACCCTCTCAGCCTCAGGTGGCGAGAAATATTTGATCTATCCCCTTTGTGAGGGTGTGAAAGGGGCTGTAATATATCTTCCTAACTCGATCGGTGCAGACTTAGCGGGCAAACAAATCCTTTCAATAAGCGTTCGCCGGTTGAAAAGATGATACTCTTGGTAAACAGAGTCTGGGAGCGCAAACTAGCTGCGCTGACAACAGCCTTCTAGTTGGGTAAAAATTTAGAGCTAAAACATTTCTAATTTTCTATTCCAAATATTCAAACACTTTTAACCCATAATTTTGAAAATGCATGTTGAATGCTGGATTCATATTTACTATAAAGTTCAATTCTTAGACCTTAAAAGTAATGAAAACCTCTACAGAACTTTTACGTATAGGTAATTTGTGGTTGTTAACATAGGTTGCGTGTCCAATGATGTAGTGAAGTTGCATTTGGATGCAAGGAAAAGTTAATGATGTCAACTATAGTCATCTTATTATAATACACATCAGCAGGTGCCTGATTTCAGTATGAAAGTAAGAATTTACCCATAACGGTTCTAACATAGTACAATTAACTACAAGTACCACACTACGTGAAAGCAAGTCTAAGAAAAATTCACAGAAGCCAAAAATATtccaagcgtaattttattctTCATTCGAAAGAACAAATTTCTATTACAGTTGATCTGAGACATTACGAGTGATCCCCATGGCAGTTGCGTTGAAAATTGGCGGGATTTCTCAGGCCGGGACGAGTGCAATGTTCGGCTGAGACAGAACGAAGATTGCAACTGTCCAGACCTGAGCAAAGACGCCGTGTCTTCAGTcacctgaaagaaaaaaaaggagccAAAAAGAGGGGGAAAGGAGGATTTTTCTTTACTAACAGAAATGTCCTTGAGTGAGAAAGTGGTCTAGTAAATGTTAACGTGGTCTAGTAACATGAAGTCTACTCTAGATGGATACATCCGAATCATAGAGTGTTATTTCTAGTGGCCTCTGCAAGGTCATAGTAGAGAGGGTCTAAACACTGTGTCCACATACACTGAACCAGGGAAGACTTTTTGTCGTGAACTCAACCAAAGATATACAAACTTCCGGTGTTTCAAAACCAACAGATTGAAAAGGAAGACTGCAGAACGGGTGGCTTGAAATAAAAGAGCGACAAAGTCAGGTCCGATGGAGCAAGATGGCGGCAGCAGGCAAGCCGGGACAAGTGCAATATCGGCGGGAAACATTGTTCCTTATCCCGACCTTCCCGCCAAAAACAAAACCGCTAAATTTTACAAACACACTCACCCCAAAACATTTTCCCTACTCTCTAAAACATCTTAGCGACAACAGTACTGTCAGTAGGATTTCCacgtatttttttctttacctgTCAAGAAAAGCCAGGATTTTACACGACCTGTCCAGCCTAAACCCCTGAAACAAATGACCCGAAATGTTGACAGAGTTAACAAAACGTCAACTGGACTGTCAACATGCTCTCAGCACGGTAGCACAAACGTAAAAGAAAACGTTTTGATGCATCACTCGCTACTTATCGGTCCATGTCCGTGTCAATACCCCAGAACTACCCGACAAATTTCCCTCTTGGTTGCTTAACGCTAGAAAAAGAACGTTACTCTGGAAATTTCCCGTTACAATTTCACACCTGCCTATCGTAAGGGGTTACACTGGATGGAGAAAACTTTTCCCTGCGATTTTGGCTGCCCTAAATATCTACCCAAGCTTCAAGACATAGAAAACATCACCCTCTAAAGAAGTACTCAAccataacgttacattctgaCAAATTTGGACCTGCAGTTGTATATACCACAACAATACTGTGAAAACAACAGAGGATATGAAATGCACGTTTTACCAAAGATACAAATCCATATTTTAGAAGAGAGCACTGATTTTGCACACCCTtaagagagggaggggggcaggtagAAGCCGATGGCGCCAACAACAATTTCCGCCACACCGTTTGAGTACAAACATAGTCAGACAGGCACAAGTGGCGGCAATCTAAATACAGTCGACTAAAAACAACACCTGTAAAACATAGAAGAACAGGAAGCCATACTCTACAAGGAAAAGGAAGAAATGACCCAGCAAATAAAACTTCACCCAAACGTGAGGAAGATTTCTGTCAGCCGCAGACGACACCTCCTGTGCGCGGGAAAGACTTCTGTCAGCCGCAGACGACAGTCCTGTGCGCGGGAACAGAGCCGGAGCAGCAGGTGCCCGCGCTTTTATACCTGCGTCAGAGAAACAGCCAACTTTCCACACAAAAGAACCGGCTTCCATTACTGTTTACCCAGCCAAAGGACGCTAGCTTCGGTGTCCATTTACCCGAACTTGAGAAGCTTCCAGACCACCCAGCGAAAACGATACCATCTGCAAAAGAAGTGAGGCCTCAAGTGAGGACAAATTTTCCCGCCTAAAAGATGTTGGGATAGAGTagggggtagggttagggtgacAGGCCACAACGCTGAAAGTATTCACGCTACACAAAAGCAGGCACAGAAGGCAACCTTGGAGCACATTGTTCCGCCACATAGCTCCGTAGGCATTAGCAAACAACTTAAACCAGATCTAAGCAAGTTGGTACACTTACCATTACAATGTCGCCTTAAGGCACAATCTTTGCACAGAAACGACACTAAGTTTAGTACGAAACTCGTCACCAGTTGGTCTAAGTGTGTCTCACACCACCACAGAGTAATTCTGAGCAGCCTGGATTGTATTTCGTCGTCTTTGTGCGACCTGAAAAAAGATTCCAGCGTTGTGGTCATTACAGTTTGTCAAACAAAGGGGAACACAATACTTAAACACCTGGGACGCATGCGCACACTGAGCACCCTAAACAATGGCGGCCTGGGGTTTTGGGCTAATGAGCACACACTTGTGGTCGGACTGTAAATCATTCTTATCGGATTAAATGGCGTACAGCTCAAAATACAATATATCAGTGATAACGCTTCCGGTGTGTGCTCTATCGGACACTTTGCTGAAGGCCTTTGGTGGCAATAGAGCTGCGAACGATAAGGGTGTGACAAAATTCCGTCGCACGGCCATAGTAGCTAAGGTGAGCCCATAAGAgtatctcaaagcagatatttggAGGAAATACCACGATGTTTTCCTGAACGGGTTTTCTGGCAGCTGGATGTTTCCTGAAATGATCTGCGGAGAGCAGAATAAATACTTCTCTGGTTTGATGCCCATTGAATGAAATTGAAACATTAGAATGTCCCACTTTCAGGTAAACTGTACTCAGTAGCTATAGATTTGATCAATGCCATAAAGATGTTCAGGGCATTCATGCATACCGTGGAATAGCCCTGCGTAGGAGAAATAGTGCGTTGAATATGAatatattttttacatttatGGAAATTCTCAGAGGCGTAGACACGTAGAGCAGACTTCACGATTGAACTGCAGGAAATGATGGGTTTACAAACATCATGACTCGCTGCATACGCCTCATGATATGCTGTAAGGAATGTTTGAAAAACGTTGAAATACGCAAAATCTTTCTAAGCCAAGGCGTTTCCAATCTGAAAGAAGTTTGAAGGACAAAATCCATTTGAAAAATTCAAACGCATCTTGTTTGATAGCGCACTgctttggaagagtccattgtTGTCTATGCAAGAGGGGACTTCCTGGCTGTTTCCTGCCAAACTGTATATTTTGGTCTCCTATGCAAATATGTCAAAAGCAAATTAAAGCTAGAAATCTCTCCTTCAACCTGGTGAAAATTAAACTAAACAAAAAGATTGGAAGAGTCCGTTTCCAAGAGAGGGGTATTCTATAAAAATATGGGGAATGCAAATGTACCACgtcttttttttattccgttaacagCGAAGTCGTTTCAAGGTTGTAGTTCCGAAATGTTGCACCATTGTCCTCatcagttactacatgtatcatgaatgTGAGGGAATTCCACAACCGACGTGGCGGTGGCGACGTGGCGGTTGAAATAATTCCTGCATGTAGAGAGTGTGTGAACGTGCccatactgctgcagtactgacagtGATTAAAAGAGGGCGCCTTTGTACAACCCCATACTGAACATGCACTGCACATAATAGGATTCTTCTTTCCGGTAATGGATGGCactgtcagcaccaaggacacacTAGTGAGTACCATGTATAGCGAAGTCAGTAACATGGATAGCATGTCAGTACCAGGGACTACACTAGTCAGTCCTATATAAGTACCATGGATTGTgtagtcagtaccaaggacagtgtagtgAGTACCATGTACAGCAAAGTCAGTAATATGGATAACATTGTCAGTACCAGGGACTACACTAGTCAGTCCTATATTAGTACCATGGATTGTgtagtcagtaccaaggacagtgtagtgAGTACCATGTACAGCGAAGTCAGTAATATGGATAGCATTGTCAGTACCAGGGACTTTACTAGTGAGTCCCATATAAGTACCATGGATTGTGAAGTCAGTACCACGGACAGTACAATCAGTACCATGTACTGTGAAGTTTGTACTAAGGACAGTGTATGGGGTGGATATTCCAAACGTTGCATGACTCCCACTGTGTTTTCAATTATGTATATCCTTACCTAttgtttaaacaaaacaaaatagacaaaataatTATCATAGTATATTTATGCACTATCCCCACCATTTTCACAGCATCTGGCTTTAAAGTGTAGAATTATGTTCTCTGGCAAGGTATTTGGTGACAGTTTCCAGAAACATGAAACAGCAGAAGAGTCAGAATACACATTAACAGACATTGAATGCtgtatattttttctttatcttgcTTAATTCATTCACAGTACAACGCACATTTACCACAGACAATGCATCATGAAAGTAACTTAATCTTTGCAGAGACATTTTCTAGGTTTGAAGCAAAACTTGTGCATCTAGTCCCCGTTGCAAACATGATAcgttatttttttatcattaacaTTTTAAGACATGCAATTCTATTCTCAGAAAAAGGTAAAGACAGCCTAAAGCAAAGCCAACCCATTACATAAACACATTTATAAATGTATTGAAAGGTAACGACAGAGAACTGCAATGTATGCTATGGCAATGTATGTTTCCTTTTAGAAGTTATTACTAATAAGCAAAACAGagttcaagaaaaaaaggaaaatattgagACTGAATGCTTCCTCCCTCTTTGTATATGTATCAATATTTAGTGAAAAGTTGCTTGTTTAGTCAAATCTCTGAACTTCTATATCATTCAGATTACATTTTACCAGTAAGTGTCAGTAAGTGGTCAAGTCACAGTCATCTAATGACAAAAAATTGGGAGCATTTTTGGGATAGCCCCAGATGCttattactagtagtacatgtacatgattcagGGGCAGAAAAGGTTATAGTATATCCTAGTTAGTGGTCATTTCTTTCATAGCATTGTTCAAAatcctacatgtatgaaaaaaatcattttaggAATGTGGCTGTGCATTTTGCAGTTAGTTATAAAGAACAACCATGTATGCGGAAAACACAAGGAAAACACCTATTTACAATGTATTGATAACCAACTAGAATGATGCACAAGTGCTCAAAGGAGAAAACTCATATATAACATTAGTTGAACACTAATCCTAGCTCTTCTTAATGCTTATCGTTTTATCACAGTACTTGTGGTATAATCTATATATAACGTTGCGTACACCCATGCATATATTGGTGTGGAGGTATTCAGTTTATACACCAAAAAGGGTATTTCTATTGTGAGAATATAGTATTAATTTTGGATGTATGTACTCATGTGACTTTGTTGTAAGTACAGTATTGTCTGCCATGATGAATGTTTAAACCTGGAAGCTACCAGTAAATTTCAATTCAAATACTGTAGATCCATCTACCTTTGCatgggttttattttgcagtacgATGGAAAATAGATTTTAgcggtgttttaaatttgctgttgaaacagttttgtagtacagtagtcatacaagggatacatatttgcagtgtGAATTTGCTGTGGAGAAGTCACAGTGAAAACTTCAAAACATAGAATCACTGTGAAAGTTTAAGGATTTTCAATAATATGTAATTGCAATCAAGGCATGTGCCTGTATGCAGATTTAGGAAACTGACTCTTCCAGATTCAACCAATCAGTATGGCCGCTGTGACATCATACAAACATCTTATCAGTGCCTCCTAAGCACTATGCATGCATTAGCATGGCTAAGCCATTAAACACATTAACTAGGATCTGGAGCCAGGGCTTGTTCTTCGACAGTTGGTGTCCGAAAGCGAAGTCTAAAAGTCTTGAGGTTGAGAATTTCTCCCACGAACGTGCTGGGGGTCATGTCGATGAACATCGGCAGATTCATGGCGCTCACTGGAAAAACGGAAAAAGGTTTTCTTAAAGTAAAATCACAATTTTTAAAAGATCAAAGAATCAAGTACAAAAAGTCCTCATGGACTGATGCACATTTAAACAATAGCTGACTAtcaccaaaaaatcatgaccataacaagtccagaacaaaagatataaaaccataagttcccctgcagtaccaaagaaaccTGCTAGGGaccccaaaatcttatcattacCTGGAGACATCAAGACCTACATGTGACTCccaaaatattgtaaaaatcTATCCATgacttcttaagttatgctatTCAGCCACAAAACCGTACATGCTACCAAAAATATAAAGATGGCAAAGATACAAagtcaaaacataaaaacataaaaaatacaGCTACAAGGTGAAGGTATGAAGATGCATATAAGGAATTGAATGATGTGAAAGGACTGGAATGAACCGAACTGAACTTACGATCAGTCTGGATACAGGGGTACTCGGGTGGAGGGGACATCCATCCGCCGGCTACTCTCATGTGAGACCGATCCGAGGCAAAGATCATCAGGTAGTCTGTGGCAGGAACCACCCGGAACTTCCTGAAGGAAACAGAAGGTAGCTCAACGTTAGAAGACCATGTAAATAGTTTTCAATAGATTTCTTGGCCAAAATGTCAATGTACACGCCATTTTCTAGTAACTACATTACAGGTACATTAATTCATAATATATGGAAGGCATTCAGGACTGATGGAAGCCATAGAGAAACCATGATGTCTTATGAATTGAAACCATCCATTTGAAACTACAAGATTTTGTGAAGACACAGTGCAGAAATTCTCTTTTCATATTATTGAAAATCCTCTATACCAAATGTAAGAAGGGGTGGGGAGTATACCGATATCAATGACAGAACCTTTGATATTTAAtacatccattcattcatgaccttatgatttgattacatgtaatttgatttTAATGGGATTGTGACGAATACAATACATGCGGGACAGAGGCAGGTATTGTTGGTGTCAtgacccacacataaaacattatagaaCAAAGAGAACATGtagcaaaatataaaacaaaacagttcATTATCTCAGGATAGAGCACTGACCTGTGGAACTGAGGCCTGAGCTCCTCATCACTATGAAAAGTTGCAGTGCAGTACCGGGAGAAGTTGCAAGGGAACGGTAACATGGAGTCTAGATCGTACACATCCGTCTGCTGCCCCTCTCTCTGGTGCAGCAGGACCACATGGTAGTCCTGCATGTCAGTAGACAAGAACATACAAACTGTGGTTAAACTGTCTTTTATCATAATCAAATTCTTCTAGAAGGTACATGGCTTTCCTATAAGTAAATGCAGTATAGTATATAACATGTACTTTccccaatttaaaaaaaatatatcctaaatacatttatatacacATGTCTGGATATAGAGATTCCCGGTCTGAACTTTTAAACTCTGATTCATCATTGgcactttagatcaatggattgacttagaactcaggatttataaatgggaga contains these protein-coding regions:
- the LOC136426025 gene encoding protein N-terminal glutamine amidohydrolase-like; translated protein: MAAAADRILPSSEECVYTACYCEENIYKLCEWVRDNTSLIQEFYVVFISNAAQQVPLWMQKAGRQYGPGKPVVWDYHVVLLHQREGQQTDVYDLDSMLPFPCNFSRYCTATFHSDEELRPQFHRKFRVVPATDYLMIFASDRSHMRVAGGWMSPPPEYPCIQTDLSAMNLPMFIDMTPSTFVGEILNLKTFRLRFRTPTVEEQALAPDPS